A section of the Chryseobacterium scophthalmum genome encodes:
- a CDS encoding alpha-ketoacid dehydrogenase subunit alpha/beta: MQTTYIETQQISFQDFKNQILEDYKLGRISREMSYLGRREVLTGKAKFGIFGDGKELPQLAMAKVFKNGDFRSGYYRDQTFALAADALTVESFFAQLYADTSVEREPASAGRQMNGHFATRSLNEDGSWKDLTAQKNISSDISPTAGQMPRLLGLAQASKIYKTVKFDGSEKFSREGNEIAFGTIGDASTAEGHFWETLNAACALQVPMIVSIWDDGYGISVPTKNQRAKADIAEMLSGFQRKEGENQGCEIIQVKAWDYPALLDAYARAEQFARMESVPVVVHVIEVTQPQGHSTSGSHERYKNEERLSWESQFDGLLKFREWILNYSIEIEGKEEVLATVEELDSIDDEAKKTVKAGQKNAWENYQKTITDLINSVLPLVENLKGQNTEIENYISQFNKLVSKAKKDVFHLVRKSLLVTRGTNSAERNQLMQKYNEIFEVEKDNYSSHLYSQSQWKAENIQEIKPVYSDASEDVDGRVVVRNNFDKIFEKYPQTLVFGEDAGNIGDVNQGLEGMQEKYGDVRVADTGIREATILGQGIGMAMRGLRPIAEIQYLDYILYCLQGMSDDLATVQYRTKGGQKSPVIIRTRGHRLEGVWHSGSPMAGILNLSKGILVLVPRNLTKAAGFYNTMLQSDDPAVIVECLNGYRLKEKQPDNLGEFTVPVGKIEVTKEGKDVTLVTYGSTWRIVMEAAEELEKLGISAEVIDVQSLIPFDLTHEIAESVKRTNRLVVIDEDVEGGTSAFILQQILEKQKAFRFLDSDPLTIAANDHRPAYASDGDYFSKPSSDDMVERIYALFNETNPQKYPAIF; the protein is encoded by the coding sequence ATGCAAACAACCTATATTGAAACTCAACAGATCTCCTTTCAAGATTTTAAAAATCAAATACTTGAAGACTATAAGTTAGGAAGAATCTCTCGTGAAATGTCTTATCTGGGCAGAAGAGAAGTACTTACCGGAAAAGCTAAATTTGGAATTTTTGGAGACGGAAAAGAGCTTCCGCAGCTTGCAATGGCAAAAGTTTTCAAAAATGGTGATTTCCGTTCAGGATATTACAGAGATCAAACCTTTGCTTTGGCAGCAGATGCTTTGACAGTTGAAAGTTTCTTTGCACAGTTGTATGCTGATACAAGTGTAGAAAGAGAACCTGCTTCAGCTGGAAGACAAATGAACGGTCACTTTGCAACAAGAAGTTTGAATGAAGACGGAAGCTGGAAAGATTTAACAGCTCAGAAAAATATTTCTTCAGATATTTCTCCAACGGCTGGTCAAATGCCTAGATTGTTAGGATTGGCACAGGCTTCAAAAATATACAAGACCGTAAAATTTGACGGTTCTGAAAAATTCTCAAGAGAAGGTAACGAAATTGCATTCGGAACAATTGGAGATGCTTCTACAGCAGAAGGTCATTTCTGGGAAACTTTGAATGCTGCTTGTGCACTTCAGGTTCCTATGATTGTTTCTATTTGGGATGATGGTTACGGAATTTCGGTTCCTACAAAAAATCAGAGAGCAAAAGCGGATATCGCTGAAATGTTGAGCGGTTTCCAAAGAAAAGAAGGTGAAAACCAAGGTTGTGAAATTATTCAGGTGAAAGCTTGGGATTATCCTGCATTATTGGATGCTTATGCAAGAGCTGAGCAGTTTGCAAGAATGGAAAGCGTCCCTGTTGTAGTTCACGTAATTGAAGTTACGCAGCCTCAAGGTCACTCAACTTCAGGTTCTCACGAAAGATATAAGAACGAAGAGCGTTTATCTTGGGAATCTCAGTTTGACGGATTATTGAAATTCAGAGAATGGATTTTGAATTATTCAATCGAAATTGAAGGAAAAGAAGAAGTTTTGGCAACTGTTGAAGAATTAGATTCAATTGATGATGAAGCTAAAAAAACGGTAAAAGCCGGGCAGAAAAATGCTTGGGAAAATTACCAGAAAACAATTACAGATTTAATCAATTCAGTTTTACCTTTAGTTGAAAATCTTAAAGGACAAAATACTGAAATTGAAAATTATATCAGCCAATTCAATAAATTGGTTTCAAAAGCGAAGAAAGATGTTTTCCATTTGGTAAGAAAATCTTTATTGGTAACAAGAGGAACCAATTCTGCAGAAAGAAACCAATTGATGCAGAAATACAATGAGATCTTTGAGGTTGAAAAAGACAATTATTCTTCTCATTTGTATTCTCAGTCTCAATGGAAAGCTGAAAATATTCAGGAGATCAAGCCAGTTTATTCGGATGCTTCAGAAGATGTAGACGGAAGAGTAGTGGTAAGAAATAATTTCGATAAAATATTCGAAAAATATCCTCAAACTTTAGTCTTTGGTGAAGATGCTGGAAATATCGGTGACGTAAACCAAGGTCTTGAAGGAATGCAGGAAAAATACGGTGACGTTCGTGTTGCTGATACTGGAATCCGTGAAGCTACAATTTTGGGTCAGGGAATCGGGATGGCGATGAGAGGTTTAAGACCAATCGCAGAGATCCAGTATTTAGACTATATTTTGTATTGTTTACAAGGAATGAGTGATGATTTGGCGACGGTTCAGTACAGAACAAAAGGAGGTCAGAAATCACCTGTAATTATCAGAACAAGAGGTCACAGATTAGAAGGAGTTTGGCATTCAGGTTCGCCAATGGCGGGAATTTTAAACCTTTCTAAAGGTATTTTGGTGTTAGTTCCAAGAAACTTAACGAAAGCTGCAGGATTCTACAACACAATGCTTCAAAGTGACGATCCTGCTGTAATTGTTGAATGTCTGAACGGATACAGATTAAAAGAAAAACAACCTGATAATTTAGGTGAATTTACTGTTCCTGTTGGAAAAATTGAAGTTACAAAAGAAGGAAAAGATGTTACTTTGGTAACCTACGGTTCGACTTGGAGAATTGTAATGGAAGCAGCGGAAGAACTTGAAAAATTAGGGATCTCTGCAGAAGTTATTGATGTTCAGTCTTTAATTCCTTTCGATTTAACTCATGAAATTGCTGAATCTGTGAAAAGAACTAACAGATTGGTTGTTATCGACGAAGATGTAGAAGGTGGAACTTCAGCGTTTATTTTGCAACAGATTTTAGAGAAGCAAAAAGCTTTCAGATTCTTAGATTCAGATCCGTTAACGATTGCTGCAAATGATCATAGACCTGCTTATGCAAGTGACGGGGATTATTTCAGCAAACCATCTTCGGATGATATGGTGGAAAGAATTTATGCCCTATTTAATGAAACAAATCCTCAGAAATATCCTGCGATATTTTAA
- a CDS encoding toxin-antitoxin system YwqK family antitoxin: MTKIILTLICAICTFTTFNSQNINLDEYEIYIGDTLVAKSDFVKFSNTLTEERSKKLQFKPISDGAKKAYFFNGKLSSNGTIKNLKENGFWEYWHSNGKKAREGEFVDGKPNGTHKYWYENGDLRAIGNWKNGVYDGKWEMYQPNKEMVIQVYKDGKLIE, translated from the coding sequence ATGACGAAGATAATTTTAACTTTGATTTGTGCAATTTGTACTTTTACAACTTTCAATTCTCAGAATATAAATTTAGATGAGTATGAAATCTACATTGGCGATACTTTAGTTGCTAAATCTGATTTTGTTAAATTTAGTAATACTCTTACAGAAGAACGTTCAAAAAAACTTCAATTCAAACCTATAAGTGATGGAGCTAAAAAAGCATATTTTTTTAATGGAAAACTATCTTCTAACGGTACAATTAAAAACCTAAAGGAAAACGGATTCTGGGAATATTGGCATTCAAACGGGAAAAAAGCTCGCGAAGGTGAATTTGTAGATGGAAAACCAAATGGAACACATAAATATTGGTATGAAAACGGAGATTTAAGAGCAATTGGAAATTGGAAAAATGGTGTTTATGATGGGAAATGGGAGATGTATCAACCCAATAAAGAGATGGTTATTCAAGTTTATAAAGACGGTAAATTAATTGAGTAA